The Actinobacillus equuli genome includes a window with the following:
- a CDS encoding DNA ligase — MKTLLLILLCFSTSLFSKTPDLMLLGQYRDQDINGWVMSEKLDGVRGYWDGKQLISRQGNPLAPPDYFIKDFPPFAVDGELFSERGKFEEISSTVRASEPKGWYKLKLYVFDVPNADGNLFERLTKLKNYLSQHPTPYIQIIEQIPIQDKAHLMQFYQQVLDQHGEGVVVRNPNTAYIKGRSAQILKLKPVLDEECTVIAHHNGKGKYRDKLGAITCENQRGRFRIGSGFKDKDRENPPPIGSLITYKYRGITEKGKPRFATFFRQRMDVTPNTLPLQ, encoded by the coding sequence ATGAAAACTCTCCTTCTTATACTTTTATGCTTCAGTACGTCATTATTTTCCAAAACACCGGACTTGATGTTACTAGGTCAATATCGAGATCAAGATATAAACGGCTGGGTAATGAGCGAAAAACTGGATGGTGTACGGGGCTATTGGGACGGCAAGCAACTTATCAGCCGCCAAGGTAATCCGCTTGCACCTCCAGACTATTTTATTAAAGATTTCCCACCTTTTGCGGTTGACGGAGAACTTTTTAGCGAAAGAGGAAAATTTGAAGAAATCTCAAGTACCGTCAGAGCCAGTGAGCCTAAAGGCTGGTATAAGTTGAAACTTTATGTTTTTGATGTACCGAATGCCGATGGCAATTTGTTTGAAAGATTAACTAAATTGAAAAATTATCTTTCACAGCATCCTACCCCTTATATTCAAATCATTGAACAGATTCCGATTCAAGACAAAGCCCATTTAATGCAATTCTATCAGCAAGTACTTGACCAACACGGCGAAGGCGTTGTGGTACGTAATCCGAATACTGCTTACATAAAAGGACGTTCTGCACAAATTCTCAAATTAAAACCTGTATTAGATGAAGAATGTACCGTCATTGCTCACCATAACGGCAAAGGGAAATATCGCGATAAACTGGGCGCAATCACTTGTGAAAACCAGCGTGGACGTTTCCGTATCGGATCCGGTTTTAAAGATAAAGATCGTGAAAATCCGCCACCCATTGGGAGTTTGATTACTTATAAATATCGAGGCATTACTGAAAAAGGTAAACCTCGCTTTGCCACGTTCTTCCGCCAAAGAATGGATGTAACGCCAAATACCTTACCACTCCAATAA
- a CDS encoding DUF5718 family protein, with the protein MQKEHFIGLGVAGNFAGHLEQAGEAADFLQVKTEEAIQPKAIFPFYVPSQTLNPTEQFLATYPLSHDTITFPNDADNLQIEPEVALICEIEYQNNQVIALKPTHFAAYNDCSIRRPNARKICEKKNWGNASKGISETLIPLDHFAQGGILDNYNIACFHKRDGKLNVYGEDSPAVSYSYFHQKLLNWIVDKMNNQPDQGPMNHIAELLKQANYPTKAVISIGATRYTEFGESNFLQVGDTSIVVVYNAKQYSHKQIVEMASTEQFPVDISALVQTVR; encoded by the coding sequence ATGCAAAAAGAACATTTTATTGGTTTAGGCGTAGCTGGAAATTTTGCCGGTCATTTAGAACAAGCGGGTGAAGCGGCTGATTTCTTGCAAGTAAAGACGGAAGAAGCGATTCAACCGAAAGCGATTTTTCCTTTCTACGTGCCAAGCCAAACCTTAAACCCAACGGAACAATTCCTCGCAACTTATCCCTTATCTCACGATACGATTACTTTTCCAAATGATGCTGACAATCTGCAAATTGAACCGGAAGTTGCATTGATTTGCGAAATTGAATATCAAAACAATCAAGTCATCGCCCTCAAGCCTACTCATTTTGCCGCTTATAACGACTGCTCTATTCGCCGTCCGAATGCACGTAAAATTTGTGAAAAGAAAAACTGGGGCAATGCGTCAAAAGGGATCTCTGAAACACTGATTCCTTTAGATCATTTTGCTCAAGGTGGTATTTTAGATAATTACAATATTGCTTGTTTCCATAAACGTGACGGTAAACTTAATGTATATGGTGAAGATAGCCCTGCAGTAAGCTATAGTTATTTTCATCAAAAACTGCTGAACTGGATTGTAGATAAGATGAATAACCAACCGGATCAAGGGCCAATGAATCATATTGCCGAATTGCTTAAACAAGCGAATTATCCGACAAAAGCAGTGATCAGTATCGGTGCTACCCGCTATACTGAATTTGGTGAAAGCAACTTCCTTCAAGTTGGCGATACAAGTATTGTGGTGGTTTACAATGCTAAACAATACTCACATAAGCAAATTGTAGAAATGGCTAGCACGGAACAATTCCCTGTAGACATCTCGGCATTAGTTCAAACCGTACGCTAA
- the hda gene encoding DnaA regulatory inactivator Hda — MQLPLPIHQVDDETFDNFYAENSLVLLDSLRQNFVDVQQPFFYIWGGKSSGKSHLLKAVSNHYLLNQQTSSYIPLEKSQYFSPMVLDNAEQLDVICLDDLQVVAGDEAWELAIFNLFNQIREQQGLFGSGHKTLLLISADCPPHQLKINLPDLRSRLTWGEVYQLNDLTDDQKRIILQRNAYQKGMELSDEVANFLLKRLDRDLQTLSTELDRLDRASLQAQRKLTVPFVKEILGL, encoded by the coding sequence TTGCAATTACCATTACCCATTCATCAAGTTGATGATGAGACTTTCGATAATTTTTACGCAGAAAACAGCCTTGTGCTGTTGGATTCTTTGCGCCAAAATTTTGTCGATGTGCAGCAGCCATTTTTTTATATTTGGGGCGGGAAAAGTAGTGGTAAGAGCCATCTCCTAAAAGCGGTAAGTAATCATTATTTACTGAATCAGCAAACGTCTAGCTATATTCCTTTAGAAAAATCACAATACTTTTCGCCAATGGTTTTGGATAATGCCGAACAATTAGATGTTATCTGTTTGGATGATCTCCAAGTAGTTGCCGGTGATGAAGCTTGGGAACTCGCTATTTTTAATCTCTTTAACCAGATCCGGGAGCAACAAGGTTTATTTGGTAGCGGTCATAAGACATTGCTGCTGATAAGTGCTGATTGTCCTCCGCATCAATTAAAGATCAATTTACCTGATCTTCGTTCTCGCCTTACTTGGGGAGAGGTTTATCAGTTAAATGATTTAACTGATGATCAAAAGAGAATCATTTTACAGCGTAATGCATACCAAAAAGGAATGGAGCTTTCCGATGAGGTTGCTAATTTCTTACTAAAACGTTTGGATAGAGATTTACAAACACTTTCCACTGAATTGGATCGTCTCGATAGAGCCTCTTTACAGGCACAGCGGAAATTAACCGTGCCTTTTGTGAAAGAAATTTTAGGGCTTTGA
- the ccmA gene encoding cytochrome c biogenesis heme-transporting ATPase CcmA, which produces MSYMHQLSVINLACERGENRLFEGCQFSVKSGDWLQIEGHNGIGKTSLLRILAGLSTPAEGDVLWNDEPIQKCREEYYTELFYLGHHAGVKPELSPWENLRFFQKMQKLPLSDDVLWNALDKVGLVGREDLPCSHLSAGQQRRVALAKLWLTKQKLWILDEPFTAIDKKGVADLISHIERHCEEGGIVIFTSHQAAESSQVQILSLDKFKI; this is translated from the coding sequence ATGTCTTATATGCATCAACTTTCAGTGATTAATTTAGCTTGTGAGCGGGGCGAGAACCGTCTTTTTGAAGGTTGTCAGTTTTCTGTGAAAAGCGGAGATTGGCTACAAATTGAAGGACATAACGGTATTGGTAAAACAAGTTTATTAAGAATTCTTGCCGGATTATCGACACCCGCCGAAGGCGATGTCCTTTGGAATGATGAGCCTATTCAGAAATGCCGTGAAGAATATTATACAGAGCTATTTTATTTGGGGCATCATGCCGGAGTGAAACCGGAACTTAGTCCGTGGGAAAATCTACGTTTTTTCCAAAAAATGCAAAAGTTGCCGTTAAGTGATGATGTGCTTTGGAATGCTTTGGATAAAGTGGGATTAGTTGGGCGAGAGGATTTACCTTGTTCACACCTCTCAGCAGGCCAGCAGCGTCGTGTCGCTTTAGCAAAATTGTGGCTGACTAAGCAGAAACTTTGGATCTTAGATGAACCTTTTACCGCAATTGATAAAAAAGGTGTGGCTGATTTGATCTCTCATATCGAACGCCACTGTGAGGAAGGTGGGATAGTGATATTCACTAGCCATCAGGCAGCAGAAAGTAGCCAAGTACAGATTCTTTCATTAGATAAATTTAAGATATAA
- the ccmB gene encoding heme exporter protein CcmB has translation MILFNIIQRELTIAFRKPAEILNPLWFFLIVITLFPLLMGPNPELLGKIAPGVAWVAALLSALLSFERLFRDDYLDGSLEQLMLLPIGLPQVALAKVIAHWLLTGLPLILLSPVAAILLSLETQVWWALVLTLLLGTPILSCLGAIGVALTVGLRKGGTLLSLLILPLFLPVLIFAAAVLEAATLNMGYSGQLAIIGAILALTLTFSPFAIAGALRISIQ, from the coding sequence ATGATTTTATTTAATATTATTCAGCGAGAACTGACTATTGCTTTTCGCAAGCCGGCGGAGATTTTAAATCCCTTATGGTTCTTTCTGATTGTGATTACCCTTTTCCCGTTATTAATGGGGCCAAATCCTGAATTATTAGGCAAAATTGCACCGGGAGTGGCATGGGTTGCCGCATTATTATCGGCATTATTATCGTTTGAGCGGTTATTTCGGGATGACTATTTGGACGGCTCTTTGGAACAGCTTATGCTTTTGCCGATTGGTTTGCCACAAGTTGCGTTAGCAAAAGTGATTGCACACTGGTTATTAACCGGATTGCCCCTGATTTTATTGTCACCGGTTGCGGCGATTTTGCTTTCGTTAGAAACACAAGTTTGGTGGGCACTCGTTCTTACTTTATTACTGGGAACGCCGATTCTTAGCTGTTTAGGGGCGATAGGTGTTGCGCTTACGGTCGGTTTACGTAAAGGCGGGACATTACTCAGTTTACTTATTTTGCCATTATTTTTACCGGTATTGATTTTTGCCGCCGCAGTATTAGAAGCTGCAACTTTGAATATGGGATATAGTGGTCAGCTTGCGATCATCGGTGCTATTTTGGCTCTAACCTTAACTTTCTCACCTTTTGCAATTGCTGGGGCGTTAAGAATAAGTATTCAATAG
- a CDS encoding heme ABC transporter permease, which yields MWKWLHPYAKSETQYRLLGKVQPVLGWLSFMMLAVAFVWGLGFAPKDYQQGDSYRIIFIHVPAAIWSMGVYGSMAVAALVALVWQIRQASLAMISMAPIGLVFAFISLATGAIWGKPMWGTWWVWDARLTSALVLFFLYIGVMALYSAFQDKQTGAKAAGVLAVVGVINLPIIHFSVEWWNTLHQGATITKLDKPSMAVEMLIPLLLAIFGSLIFTAWFSIWRYRIALLNDERKRPWVKALVTK from the coding sequence ATGTGGAAATGGCTTCACCCCTACGCTAAATCGGAAACACAATATCGATTGCTTGGGAAAGTTCAACCGGTATTAGGTTGGTTAAGTTTTATGATGTTAGCGGTTGCGTTTGTGTGGGGACTTGGTTTCGCACCTAAGGATTATCAGCAGGGCGATAGTTATCGTATTATCTTTATCCATGTGCCGGCAGCAATTTGGTCGATGGGGGTATATGGTTCAATGGCGGTTGCCGCATTGGTGGCATTAGTGTGGCAGATTCGTCAAGCAAGCCTTGCGATGATTTCAATGGCGCCAATCGGGTTAGTGTTTGCCTTTATTTCGCTTGCAACCGGTGCTATTTGGGGTAAACCGATGTGGGGAACTTGGTGGGTTTGGGACGCTCGCTTGACGTCTGCTTTAGTTTTATTCTTCCTATATATTGGGGTAATGGCACTTTATTCCGCTTTCCAAGACAAGCAAACCGGTGCGAAAGCAGCCGGTGTGTTAGCGGTAGTTGGTGTGATTAATCTTCCGATTATTCACTTTTCAGTGGAGTGGTGGAACACCTTACATCAAGGCGCAACCATTACGAAATTAGATAAGCCGTCTATGGCTGTAGAAATGTTGATTCCGTTATTATTGGCGATTTTCGGCAGCTTAATTTTTACCGCTTGGTTTAGTATTTGGCGTTATCGTATTGCGCTCTTAAATGATGAGCGTAAGCGCCCTTGGGTAAAAGCACTTGTGACAAAATAA
- the ccmD gene encoding heme exporter protein CcmD — protein sequence MQFQFESLSDFLSMGNYGFYVWLSYAVSIIAMGGLIWFSRREEKQIVQQVKKELAREAQLNKK from the coding sequence ATGCAATTTCAATTTGAATCATTAAGTGATTTCCTTTCAATGGGAAATTACGGTTTCTATGTTTGGCTTTCTTATGCGGTTTCTATTATTGCGATGGGCGGCTTGATTTGGTTCTCTCGTCGAGAAGAAAAACAAATTGTGCAACAAGTCAAAAAAGAGTTAGCACGAGAAGCACAACTCAATAAGAAGTAG
- the ccmE gene encoding cytochrome c maturation protein CcmE — MNPRRKSRLKVVVSILFGVAVAAGLTLYALSQNIDLFYTPSEIVNGKNDDPNQKPEVGQRIRVGGMVVEDTVKRDEKTLKVEFDVNDVGPSITIEYEGILPDLFREGQGIVAQGVLIEPTRLRATEVLAKHDENYMPPELGDKLKQKHNKMGVSESDLKGESERDRAEIEETLKTLQGESK; from the coding sequence ATGAATCCAAGACGTAAATCGCGATTGAAAGTGGTGGTTTCAATTTTATTCGGTGTGGCGGTTGCCGCCGGTCTGACGCTTTATGCGCTAAGTCAGAATATCGATTTATTTTATACGCCATCGGAAATTGTAAATGGTAAGAATGATGACCCGAATCAAAAACCGGAAGTGGGTCAACGTATTCGTGTTGGCGGAATGGTTGTGGAAGACACGGTAAAGCGTGATGAGAAAACCTTAAAAGTTGAATTTGATGTGAATGATGTTGGACCCTCGATTACGATTGAATACGAAGGTATTTTGCCGGATTTATTCCGTGAAGGGCAAGGCATTGTGGCGCAAGGCGTATTAATTGAGCCGACTCGTTTAAGAGCAACGGAAGTCTTGGCGAAGCATGATGAGAACTATATGCCGCCGGAGTTAGGTGACAAATTAAAACAAAAACACAATAAGATGGGTGTTTCAGAATCTGATTTAAAAGGTGAATCAGAGCGTGATAGAGCGGAAATAGAAGAGACCCTGAAGACTTTGCAAGGGGAGTCTAAATAA
- a CDS encoding heme lyase CcmF/NrfE family subunit, which produces MIAELGNYGLALALGLSIFLAILPLIGAQKGNITLMSLARPMTWGMFLALTISFGSLFYLFAVNDFSVQYVVNNSNSTLPLQYRLSAVWGSHEGSLLLWIWLLALWAVAVAAFSRQMPEEAVARVLSIMGLISIGFLLFILFSSNPFARTFPNFPADGRELNPMLQDVGLIFHPPLLYMGYVGFSVAFAFAIASLMTGRLDTAWARWSRPWTMAAWVFLTLGIVLGSWWAYYELGWGGWWFWDPVENASLMPWIAGTALIHSLAVTEKRSTFKAWTVLLAILAFSLCLLGTFLVRSGILVSVHAFASDPTRGLYILAYLVLVIGGSLLLYAFQGSKIKSLDNYERYSRESMLLINNILLMAFLSVVFLGTILPLIHKQIGLGSISIGAPFFDQMFVILMVPFAFILGIGPLVKWRRDQISAIRTPVLISLVLMTVLGFALPYLFADRITATSVLGVMMAAIIIILSLYELHQRATHRHTFFSGIFKLSRSHWGMVLAHVGVAMTVFGIAFSQNFSIEKDVRMNVGDQVQILDYNFEFKGIKITDGANYQGGTAEIAITKNGEYEATLNAEKRFYNVSKMGMTEAAIDWGFSRDLYAALGEKLEDGSWGVRLYYKPFIRWIWIGGLFMALGGLLCMMDKRYRVRIHA; this is translated from the coding sequence ATGATTGCGGAATTAGGCAATTATGGCTTAGCACTTGCGCTAGGATTGTCAATTTTCTTGGCAATCTTACCGCTTATCGGTGCACAGAAAGGTAATATCACCTTAATGTCGTTAGCTCGCCCGATGACATGGGGAATGTTTCTGGCACTCACGATTTCATTCGGCTCGCTTTTCTATTTATTTGCCGTAAATGATTTTAGTGTGCAGTATGTGGTGAATAACTCGAATTCAACCTTACCGCTACAATACCGTTTATCTGCGGTATGGGGTTCTCATGAAGGCTCTTTATTGCTTTGGATTTGGTTGCTAGCACTTTGGGCAGTTGCTGTAGCTGCCTTTAGTCGTCAGATGCCGGAAGAAGCAGTGGCGCGCGTATTGAGTATCATGGGCTTGATTAGTATTGGATTCCTACTATTTATTCTTTTTAGTTCGAATCCGTTTGCGCGTACTTTCCCTAATTTCCCCGCTGATGGTCGAGAATTAAACCCGATGTTGCAAGATGTCGGCTTAATTTTCCATCCACCATTACTATACATGGGATACGTTGGTTTTTCGGTGGCATTCGCCTTTGCGATTGCTTCCCTAATGACCGGCAGATTGGATACCGCTTGGGCACGCTGGTCTCGTCCTTGGACCATGGCAGCCTGGGTATTTTTAACGCTAGGTATCGTGTTAGGCTCTTGGTGGGCTTATTATGAATTGGGTTGGGGCGGTTGGTGGTTCTGGGACCCGGTCGAGAATGCTTCTTTAATGCCTTGGATTGCAGGCACAGCGCTGATTCATTCATTAGCGGTAACGGAAAAACGCAGTACCTTTAAAGCTTGGACGGTGTTGCTTGCGATATTAGCATTTTCGCTTTGCTTGCTAGGTACGTTTTTGGTGCGTTCAGGCATATTAGTTTCGGTGCATGCGTTTGCTTCGGATCCAACGCGTGGTTTATATATCTTGGCTTATTTAGTGCTGGTTATTGGCGGCTCATTATTACTTTATGCTTTCCAAGGTTCAAAAATTAAAAGCTTAGATAATTATGAAAGATATTCACGTGAATCAATGTTATTAATTAATAATATTTTATTAATGGCATTTTTATCCGTGGTATTTTTAGGTACGATTTTACCGCTAATTCATAAGCAGATCGGTTTAGGCTCAATCTCTATTGGTGCGCCGTTCTTTGATCAAATGTTTGTCATATTGATGGTACCGTTTGCCTTTATTTTGGGTATCGGCCCATTAGTGAAATGGCGCAGAGATCAAATTTCAGCGATTCGTACGCCGGTACTTATCTCATTAGTGTTAATGACGGTGCTTGGTTTTGCGTTACCATATTTATTTGCTGATCGTATTACCGCAACTTCGGTGTTAGGGGTAATGATGGCGGCAATTATCATTATTTTGAGCTTATATGAATTACATCAACGTGCGACACATCGCCATACCTTCTTTAGCGGTATTTTCAAACTATCTCGTTCGCATTGGGGAATGGTGTTAGCGCACGTTGGGGTGGCGATGACTGTATTTGGTATCGCATTTAGTCAGAATTTCAGTATTGAGAAAGACGTTCGTATGAACGTTGGCGATCAGGTACAAATTCTTGATTACAATTTTGAATTTAAAGGGATCAAGATTACTGACGGAGCGAACTACCAAGGTGGCACAGCAGAAATTGCGATTACTAAAAACGGCGAATATGAAGCAACCTTAAATGCAGAAAAGCGTTTTTATAACGTGAGTAAAATGGGTATGACCGAAGCAGCGATTGATTGGGGCTTTAGCCGGGATCTTTATGCTGCTTTAGGTGAAAAACTCGAAGACGGCTCATGGGGCGTTCGTTTATATTACAAACCGTTTATTCGCTGGATCTGGATTGGCGGATTATTTATGGCATTAGGCGGTCTATTGTGTATGATGGATAAACGCTATCGCGTTCGTATTCATGCCTAA